One genomic segment of Deinococcus sp. HSC-46F16 includes these proteins:
- a CDS encoding sensor histidine kinase KdpD: protein MTSVLPVVFVVSPESRQADDLAAALPGAEVVHVAGAEALLREAHVRPPAVALLYDRTPGVPLVEVLPLLRQRAELAGTHWLAVGQAGLGALLAAGADALVSDATPPAGLALQVRALLARAAAHAETQTRIARLQGRLDDWEHEERVRDQLVHMLVHDLKNPITAVLGLLEVVEDDGRVPEDLRELLRIARDETQHLLHLSVNMLDVRKMQAGKMRLRPELVFSPMFMDVIAQARGDVGSGLRDRLVDVQVAPGLSPTRADPEILRRVLANLISNAMKHTVAGGSIRIRVAQDGDQTHISVADDGEGIPEEDLPNLFAAFEQSRLTLHGRFDTGMGLAFCKLAVEEHGGRIWVESERGVGTTFTLTLPLAVDSEEEEDFVELLS from the coding sequence ATGACGAGTGTTCTTCCCGTGGTGTTTGTCGTATCGCCCGAGTCCCGGCAGGCAGACGACCTCGCCGCCGCGTTGCCAGGGGCCGAGGTCGTGCATGTGGCGGGAGCCGAGGCCCTGCTGCGCGAGGCCCACGTCCGGCCGCCCGCCGTCGCGCTGCTGTACGACCGCACGCCGGGGGTGCCCCTGGTCGAGGTGCTGCCCCTGCTGCGCCAACGCGCCGAACTCGCCGGAACCCACTGGCTGGCGGTGGGCCAGGCGGGGCTGGGTGCCCTGCTCGCGGCGGGGGCCGACGCCCTGGTCAGCGACGCGACGCCCCCCGCCGGGCTGGCCCTGCAAGTGCGTGCCCTGCTCGCCCGCGCCGCCGCCCACGCCGAGACCCAGACCCGCATCGCCCGACTTCAGGGCCGCCTCGACGACTGGGAACACGAGGAGCGGGTGCGCGACCAGCTCGTGCATATGCTCGTGCACGACCTCAAGAACCCCATCACGGCGGTGCTGGGGCTGCTGGAGGTCGTGGAGGACGACGGCCGGGTGCCCGAGGACCTGCGCGAGCTGCTCAGGATCGCCCGCGACGAGACGCAGCACCTCCTGCACCTCTCGGTGAACATGCTCGACGTGCGCAAGATGCAGGCGGGCAAAATGCGCCTGCGCCCCGAGCTGGTGTTCAGCCCGATGTTCATGGACGTGATCGCGCAGGCCCGTGGCGACGTGGGCAGCGGGTTGCGCGACCGCTTGGTGGACGTGCAGGTGGCCCCCGGCCTGAGCCCCACCCGCGCCGACCCCGAAATCCTGCGCCGGGTGCTCGCCAACCTGATCAGCAACGCGATGAAGCACACCGTAGCCGGGGGCAGCATCCGTATCCGCGTGGCGCAAGACGGCGACCAGACCCACATCAGCGTCGCCGACGACGGCGAGGGCATCCCGGAAGAAGACCTCCCCAACCTCTTCGCCGCCTTCGAGCAGTCGCGCCTCACGCTGCACGGCCGTTTCGACACCGGGATGGGCCTGGCCTTTTGCAAACTCGCCGTCGAGGAACACGGCGGGCGCATCTGGGTCGAGTCCGAGCGCGGGGTGGGCACCACCTTCACCCTGACCCTGCCGCTGGCCGTGGACAGCGAGGAAGAAGAGGACTTCGTCGAACTGCTGAGCTGA
- a CDS encoding NADH-quinone oxidoreductase subunit B family protein — MALKELFDRDWQELESEGILFSSLEKLVAWGRSNSLWPATFGLACCAIEMMSSTNGRNDMARFGSEVFRASPRQADVMIVAGRLSKKMAPVMRRVYDQMPDPKWVISMGACASSGGMFNNYAIVQNVDHVVPVDIYVPGCPPRPEALIYAVMQLQKKVRGEAFDERGTELPMVEAWTR, encoded by the coding sequence ATGGCCCTGAAAGAACTGTTCGACCGCGACTGGCAGGAGCTGGAATCCGAGGGCATCCTCTTTTCCAGCCTGGAAAAGCTGGTGGCCTGGGGCCGCAGCAACAGCCTGTGGCCCGCGACCTTCGGGCTGGCGTGCTGCGCCATCGAGATGATGAGTTCGACCAACGGGCGCAACGACATGGCCCGCTTCGGCTCGGAGGTCTTCCGCGCCTCGCCCCGGCAGGCCGACGTGATGATCGTGGCGGGGCGCCTCTCCAAGAAGATGGCCCCGGTCATGCGCCGCGTCTACGACCAGATGCCCGACCCCAAGTGGGTGATCTCGATGGGCGCGTGCGCCTCCTCGGGCGGGATGTTCAACAACTACGCGATTGTCCAGAACGTGGACCACGTGGTGCCGGTCGACATCTATGTGCCGGGCTGCCCACCCCGGCCGGAAGCGCTGATCTACGCCGTGATGCAGCTTCAGAAGAAGGTGCGCGGCGAGGCCTTCGACGAACGCGGCACCGAACTCCCGATGGTGGAGGCGTGGACCCGATGA
- the nuoD gene encoding NADH dehydrogenase (quinone) subunit D, with protein sequence MTVEPLRPAAEAPAEGGTLLHTEIMSLNVGPQHPSTHGVLRLVVDMDGERVVRVTPHMGYLHTGFEKTFEHRTYHQGVTYAPRTDYLHSFGHELAYVLSVEKLLGAEVPERAKVVRVILHELGRIHSHLVFVGTGLLDLGALTPFFYAFREKETVVDLFEAVCGYRMNQGYFRVGGLSRDIPDGWPEAVARFLEQLERGVDEYTTLFAGNPIFIDRARGVGVIPAGVALDLGLTGPNLRASGVPLDHRKDNPYSGYEEYDFEVITSPDGDSLARFNLRLWEMRQSAAIIRQALKKLRPGPVKDPNRKISLPPRQELETSMEAVIHHFKLVTEGFHPPRGEVYVPTESARGEVGYYIVSDGGSMPYRVKIRAPSFVNLQALEYACIGAQFADLITILATIDPVLGDVDR encoded by the coding sequence ATGACCGTCGAACCCCTGCGCCCTGCGGCCGAGGCCCCCGCCGAGGGCGGCACGCTGCTGCACACCGAGATCATGTCGCTGAACGTGGGGCCGCAACACCCCTCGACGCACGGGGTGCTGCGCCTCGTGGTGGACATGGACGGCGAGCGGGTGGTGCGGGTCACGCCCCACATGGGCTACCTGCACACCGGCTTCGAGAAGACCTTCGAGCACCGCACCTACCACCAGGGCGTGACCTACGCGCCGCGCACCGACTACCTGCATTCCTTCGGGCACGAGCTGGCTTACGTCCTGAGCGTGGAAAAGCTGCTGGGGGCCGAGGTTCCTGAGCGGGCCAAGGTTGTGCGGGTGATCCTACATGAGCTGGGGCGCATCCACTCGCACCTCGTCTTCGTGGGGACGGGCCTGCTGGACCTCGGGGCGCTCACGCCCTTCTTTTACGCCTTCCGCGAGAAAGAGACGGTCGTGGACCTCTTCGAGGCCGTGTGCGGCTACCGCATGAACCAGGGCTACTTCCGGGTGGGTGGGCTCTCCCGCGACATCCCGGACGGCTGGCCGGAGGCGGTCGCCCGCTTCCTCGAACAGCTCGAACGCGGCGTGGACGAGTACACCACCCTGTTCGCCGGGAACCCCATCTTCATCGACCGCGCCAGGGGAGTCGGCGTGATTCCGGCGGGGGTCGCGCTCGACCTCGGGCTGACCGGGCCGAACCTGCGGGCCTCGGGCGTGCCGCTCGACCACCGCAAGGACAACCCCTACAGCGGCTACGAGGAGTACGACTTCGAGGTCATCACCAGTCCCGACGGGGACAGCCTCGCCCGCTTCAACCTGCGGCTGTGGGAGATGCGCCAGAGTGCGGCGATCATCCGGCAGGCGCTGAAGAAGCTGCGACCCGGCCCGGTCAAGGACCCCAACCGCAAGATCAGCCTGCCGCCCCGGCAGGAGCTGGAGACGAGCATGGAGGCGGTGATCCATCACTTCAAGCTGGTCACCGAGGGCTTCCACCCCCCTCGGGGCGAGGTCTATGTGCCCACCGAGTCGGCGCGGGGCGAGGTCGGGTACTACATCGTCTCGGACGGCGGCTCAATGCCGTACCGGGTCAAGATCCGTGCGCCCAGCTTCGTGAACCTGCAAGCGCTGGAATACGCCTGCATCGGAGCGCAGTTCGCCGACCTGATCACCATTCTGGCGACCATCGACCCGGTGCTGGGGGACGTAGACCGGTGA
- the nuoF gene encoding NADH-quinone oxidoreductase subunit NuoF, with protein sequence MTVADPAPRAITSGKDPRFAPSLYAHVGQDRSWTLDYYREHGGYEGVRRAFAMGPDAVIDEVKKSGLRGRGGAGFATGLKWSFMPLNDGKPHFIICNADESEPGSFKDRYLLSEDPHQLIEGMLIGGYAMRASVGYIYIRGEYVHAAERMWAAIEEARAAGLLGKNVLGSGFDFQLYVHRGAGAYICGEETALMNSLEGLRANPRLKPPFPAAAGLYGLPTTINNVETFCAATQILKYGADWHASMGTEKSKGMKLFQISGPVARPGVYELPLGTTFRELIYDWAGGPLEPIKAIIPGGSSCPMLRWDEATLDTPMDYEAIAAAGSMLGTGGVTLIPQADCIVDVTWNLVRFYAHESCGKCTPCREGISGWMVKMYEKLVRGRGMPGDVELILDMSENIGGRSFCALADACLGPVLSSIKLFRDEYDVLVQTGQPTYPARNRWRNE encoded by the coding sequence ATGACCGTCGCGGACCCCGCCCCCCGGGCGATCACCAGCGGGAAAGACCCCCGCTTCGCCCCCAGCCTGTACGCGCATGTGGGCCAGGACCGGAGCTGGACGCTGGACTATTACCGCGAGCACGGCGGCTACGAGGGCGTCCGTCGCGCCTTTGCGATGGGTCCCGACGCCGTCATCGACGAGGTGAAGAAGTCGGGCCTGCGCGGACGCGGCGGCGCGGGCTTCGCTACCGGGCTGAAGTGGTCCTTTATGCCGCTGAACGACGGCAAGCCGCACTTCATCATCTGCAACGCCGACGAATCCGAGCCGGGTTCCTTCAAGGACCGTTACCTGCTCTCCGAGGACCCCCACCAACTCATCGAGGGGATGCTGATCGGCGGGTACGCGATGCGGGCCTCGGTGGGCTACATCTACATCCGGGGCGAATATGTCCACGCCGCCGAGCGGATGTGGGCCGCCATCGAGGAGGCGCGGGCGGCGGGGCTGCTGGGCAAGAACGTGCTGGGCAGCGGCTTCGACTTTCAGCTCTACGTGCACCGGGGAGCCGGGGCGTACATCTGCGGGGAGGAAACCGCGCTGATGAACTCGCTCGAAGGCCTGCGGGCCAACCCTCGCCTCAAGCCGCCCTTTCCCGCCGCCGCCGGGCTGTACGGCCTCCCCACGACCATCAACAATGTGGAGACCTTCTGCGCGGCCACCCAAATCCTGAAGTACGGCGCCGACTGGCACGCCTCGATGGGCACCGAGAAGTCCAAAGGCATGAAGCTCTTCCAGATTTCCGGCCCGGTGGCGCGGCCCGGCGTGTACGAGTTGCCGCTGGGGACCACCTTCCGCGAGCTGATCTACGACTGGGCGGGTGGGCCGCTGGAACCCATCAAGGCGATCATCCCCGGCGGGTCCTCCTGCCCGATGCTGCGCTGGGACGAGGCCACGCTGGACACCCCGATGGACTACGAGGCGATCGCCGCCGCTGGGTCCATGCTGGGCACGGGCGGGGTCACCCTCATCCCACAGGCCGACTGCATCGTGGATGTGACGTGGAACCTCGTGCGCTTCTACGCCCACGAGTCCTGCGGCAAGTGCACCCCCTGCCGCGAGGGCATCAGTGGCTGGATGGTCAAGATGTACGAGAAGCTCGTGCGCGGGCGCGGCATGCCCGGCGACGTGGAGCTGATTCTCGACATGTCCGAGAACATCGGGGGCCGCTCCTTCTGTGCCCTGGCCGACGCCTGCCTGGGGCCGGTCCTCAGCTCCATCAAGCTGTTCCGCGACGAGTACGACGTGCTGGTGCAGACCGGCCAGCCGACCTACCCGGCCCGCAATCGCTGGAGGAACGAATGA
- a CDS encoding carbohydrate ABC transporter permease, whose amino-acid sequence MKGLSRDRLWSVLVLLPSVLLLAVFVYGFIGRTVAVSLTDWGNDPAQALALNPVIRPVGLANYQDLFTGFLQVRFRQELVNTLFFTVFFIAGTLGLGLALALLLDRNPRGEGLWRTIFLFPMSLSFIVTGTIWRWMLQPQGGLNQFPAVLGLPPGRFEWLSSTASLWGLDWNRVPLLTAAVVALALGVVAWRAARAGNRTRALVAGACALVLLGWAVFVGPNVQLLPAPEIHGFNLALIGIILAAVWQMSGYTMALYLAGLRGIPEELREAARVDGANEVGLYRHVVFPLLSPITLSAMIILGHISLKIFDLVYAMTGPDNTYTSVPALNMYLTSFRQNQFALGAAIGTILLILVAFVIVPYLASAFRREEGHA is encoded by the coding sequence TTGAAAGGCCTCTCCCGTGACCGGTTGTGGTCGGTCCTCGTGCTGCTGCCCAGCGTGCTGCTGCTGGCGGTGTTCGTGTACGGCTTTATCGGGCGCACTGTCGCCGTGAGCCTGACCGACTGGGGCAACGACCCCGCGCAGGCGCTGGCCCTGAACCCGGTGATCCGCCCGGTGGGGCTGGCGAACTATCAGGACCTCTTTACCGGCTTCCTGCAGGTCCGCTTCCGGCAGGAACTCGTCAACACGCTGTTTTTCACGGTGTTCTTCATCGCGGGGACGCTGGGGCTGGGGCTCGCCCTCGCGCTGCTGCTCGACCGCAACCCGCGCGGCGAGGGGCTGTGGCGCACCATCTTCCTCTTTCCCATGAGCCTGAGCTTCATCGTGACGGGCACCATCTGGCGCTGGATGCTTCAGCCGCAGGGGGGCCTCAACCAGTTTCCGGCCGTGTTGGGGCTGCCACCGGGCCGCTTCGAGTGGCTGAGCAGCACCGCGTCGCTCTGGGGGCTGGACTGGAACCGGGTGCCGCTGCTCACGGCGGCGGTCGTCGCGCTCGCGCTGGGCGTGGTGGCGTGGCGGGCCGCCCGCGCGGGCAACCGCACGCGGGCGTTGGTCGCGGGGGCCTGTGCCCTCGTGCTGCTGGGCTGGGCCGTCTTCGTGGGGCCGAACGTGCAGCTCTTGCCCGCGCCGGAAATCCACGGCTTCAACCTCGCCCTGATCGGCATCATCCTCGCCGCCGTGTGGCAGATGAGCGGGTACACGATGGCCCTCTACCTCGCCGGGCTGCGCGGCATTCCCGAAGAACTGCGCGAGGCCGCGCGGGTGGACGGCGCAAACGAGGTCGGCCTCTACCGCCACGTCGTCTTTCCGCTGCTCTCGCCCATCACGCTCAGCGCGATGATCATCCTGGGGCACATCAGCCTCAAGATCTTCGACCTCGTGTACGCGATGACGGGACCCGACAACACCTACACCTCGGTGCCCGCGCTGAACATGTACCTCACGTCCTTCCGGCAAAACCAGTTCGCGCTGGGGGCGGCCATCGGGACCATCCTCCTGATTCTGGTGGCGTTCGTGATCGTGCCGTATCTGGCGAGTGCCTTTCGCCGCGAGGAGGGCCACGCATGA
- a CDS encoding carbohydrate ABC transporter permease, which translates to MTTTAPPVTTAPPAAVPPRPRLGRAALYLLLALATLFFLLPVYLLLATAFKTPEAISLATTWQWPRELNWASFREAWAKVGGNVGNSLLLAVSATALSAVLGSLNGYALSKWSFRGANTLFALMLFGMFIPYQAILIPLFQFIKGLGLYGSLGGLILAHVVYGLPITTLIFRNYYAEVPDALVEAATIDGAGFWGIYRRIILPLSVPAFVVVVIWEFTQIWNEFLFAATLTNTSSQPVTYALSQLAGGQAVSWNLPMAGAILAALPTLLVYVLLGRYFVRGLLAGSVKG; encoded by the coding sequence ATGACCACCACCGCGCCTCCCGTGACGACGGCGCCGCCTGCCGCCGTGCCGCCCCGTCCGCGCCTCGGCCGCGCCGCGCTGTACCTGCTCCTGGCGCTGGCGACCCTCTTTTTCCTGCTGCCCGTCTACCTGCTGCTCGCCACGGCCTTCAAGACGCCCGAGGCGATCTCGCTGGCGACCACCTGGCAGTGGCCGCGTGAGCTGAACTGGGCCAGCTTCCGCGAGGCCTGGGCCAAGGTGGGCGGCAACGTCGGCAACAGCCTGCTGCTCGCCGTCAGCGCGACTGCGCTGTCGGCGGTGCTGGGGTCGCTGAACGGGTACGCGCTGTCCAAATGGAGCTTCCGGGGAGCGAATACCCTCTTCGCGCTGATGCTCTTCGGGATGTTCATTCCCTATCAGGCGATCCTGATTCCCCTCTTCCAGTTCATCAAGGGGCTGGGGCTGTACGGGAGCCTGGGCGGGCTGATCCTCGCGCACGTGGTCTACGGCCTGCCCATCACCACGCTGATCTTCCGCAACTACTACGCCGAGGTGCCCGACGCGCTGGTGGAGGCCGCGACCATCGACGGGGCCGGGTTCTGGGGCATCTACCGCCGGATCATCCTGCCGCTGAGCGTGCCCGCCTTCGTGGTCGTGGTGATCTGGGAATTCACCCAGATCTGGAACGAATTCTTGTTCGCCGCTACCTTGACGAACACGTCATCGCAGCCCGTGACCTACGCACTCTCGCAGCTCGCGGGTGGGCAGGCGGTGAGCTGGAACCTGCCGATGGCGGGCGCGATTCTCGCGGCGCTGCCCACCCTGCTGGTGTACGTGCTGCTGGGGCGCTATTTCGTGCGCGGGCTGCTGGCGGGGAGCGTGAAGGGGTAG
- a CDS encoding NADH-quinone oxidoreductase subunit C — translation MTALDRSQAMRQAVTEVIANFGLTPDDSLEPTVVVPAPRVRDVARALAERGFMLMDAVGVDYLAYPDPRPARFAVLYNIYHPYEHLRLFLRVWLDDGQSVDSLYPVWRAANYLEREVYDLLGIVFDGHPDLRKILTPDDMEGHALRKDFPLGETPTLFREGRFIDPPTFRAGLTGESRGLTGWRGELRRGQGEDRVPPVMPEGPR, via the coding sequence ATGACCGCCCTCGACCGAAGCCAGGCCATGCGGCAGGCCGTCACCGAGGTCATCGCCAATTTTGGCCTGACGCCCGACGACAGCCTCGAACCCACCGTGGTCGTGCCTGCCCCGCGCGTGCGGGACGTGGCGCGGGCGCTGGCCGAGCGCGGCTTCATGCTGATGGACGCGGTGGGGGTGGACTACCTCGCCTACCCCGACCCCCGCCCGGCCCGGTTTGCCGTGCTGTACAACATCTACCACCCCTACGAGCACCTGCGCCTCTTCCTGCGGGTGTGGCTCGACGACGGTCAGAGCGTGGACAGCCTCTACCCAGTGTGGCGGGCTGCCAACTACCTGGAACGCGAGGTGTACGACCTGCTGGGCATCGTCTTCGACGGGCACCCTGATCTGCGCAAGATCCTGACCCCCGATGATATGGAGGGCCACGCGCTGCGCAAGGATTTCCCGCTGGGGGAGACGCCCACCCTCTTCCGCGAGGGCCGCTTTATCGACCCGCCCACCTTCCGCGCCGGGCTGACCGGGGAAAGCCGGGGGCTGACCGGCTGGCGCGGCGAGCTGCGCCGGGGCCAGGGCGAGGACCGGGTGCCGCCCGTGATGCCGGAGGGACCACGATGA
- the nuoG gene encoding NADH-quinone oxidoreductase subunit NuoG — MKVTIDGIAVDLPAGTSAIDAVFHAGRDVPYFCAHPYLSPVGACRMCLVEAGTPRKGKDGQFELDEATGQPKIFWMPKPMASCTMQATDGMHIRTAKTSDVVAKAQAGMMEFTLLNHPLDCPTCDKGGACELQDRAFEYGYGASRYGFDRRHADKHYALSDFIILDQERCIHCKRCVRYFEEVPGQEVLDFIERGGHTFIDTEEGGLPVGFQGNIADICPVGALLDNVARFRGRNWEYDHTPTTCTLCPVGCSIVVDARNGRLERVVSGENRDVNEMWICDAGRFGHVFATEERLTLPLVRVGGELREATWDQAVDAMRQGFLGHGGNVGLYLNADSTLEEGAALVALAEAIGTASLDHWPRYAHTPMGTATLTDVATADALVVLGADLGEEAPVVELRILEALRGGLLPAGFAHGTAIADLRLTERPARQPEKLAVIGRESRLWEHAGIRVPASGPNALTRLARPDTPELQAALRLLEGAEKPVLILGADVLNGADAAFSAALNSLAGRVGAKVLAIPAGANSRGLGGLNLVPGAGGLPYARLDGVGAAFLSRLDPAAQGLPGRARGFTVVHDTHLTATAQMADVVLPAVTNYEKRGTTVNLEGRLLALTQAPLRAGEGADLIRALVAVAEALGLRPPVRGLRGAQTWLEGRYGLRLADVPAGGVLQPPRPPQDAATELAYTPQLWKPRMVPRPERRGSGVLGREARTELWELPMAPSPQPGGDD, encoded by the coding sequence ATGAAAGTCACCATCGACGGCATCGCCGTCGACCTCCCGGCGGGCACCAGCGCGATCGACGCGGTGTTTCACGCCGGGCGCGACGTGCCGTATTTCTGTGCCCACCCGTACCTCTCGCCCGTGGGGGCCTGCCGGATGTGTCTGGTGGAAGCTGGAACGCCCCGCAAGGGCAAAGACGGCCAGTTCGAACTCGACGAGGCGACCGGGCAGCCCAAGATCTTCTGGATGCCCAAGCCGATGGCGTCGTGCACGATGCAAGCGACCGACGGCATGCACATCCGCACCGCCAAGACCTCGGACGTGGTTGCCAAGGCGCAGGCGGGCATGATGGAGTTCACGCTCCTGAACCACCCGCTCGACTGCCCCACCTGCGACAAGGGCGGCGCCTGCGAGCTGCAAGACCGCGCCTTCGAGTACGGGTACGGGGCCAGCCGCTACGGGTTCGACCGCCGTCACGCCGACAAGCATTACGCCTTGTCGGACTTCATCATCCTCGACCAGGAACGTTGCATCCACTGCAAGCGCTGCGTGCGCTACTTCGAGGAAGTGCCGGGGCAAGAGGTGCTCGATTTCATTGAGCGCGGCGGGCATACCTTTATCGACACGGAGGAAGGCGGCCTCCCGGTCGGCTTCCAGGGCAACATCGCGGACATCTGCCCGGTGGGGGCGCTGCTCGACAACGTGGCCCGCTTCCGGGGCCGCAACTGGGAGTACGACCACACGCCGACCACCTGTACGCTGTGTCCGGTGGGCTGCTCCATCGTCGTGGACGCCCGCAACGGCCGCCTGGAGCGCGTCGTATCGGGCGAGAACCGCGACGTAAACGAGATGTGGATCTGCGACGCGGGCCGTTTCGGGCACGTGTTCGCGACCGAGGAGCGGCTGACCCTGCCGCTGGTGCGGGTCGGCGGCGAGCTGCGCGAGGCCACCTGGGACCAGGCCGTGGACGCGATGCGCCAGGGCTTCCTGGGGCACGGCGGGAACGTGGGCCTGTACCTGAATGCCGACTCCACGCTGGAGGAAGGGGCGGCGCTCGTCGCCCTCGCCGAGGCCATCGGCACCGCCTCCCTCGACCACTGGCCGCGCTACGCCCACACCCCGATGGGCACCGCCACCCTGACCGACGTGGCGACCGCCGACGCTCTCGTGGTGCTGGGGGCCGACCTGGGCGAGGAAGCCCCGGTCGTCGAGCTGCGGATTTTGGAGGCCCTGCGCGGCGGCCTGCTCCCCGCCGGGTTCGCGCACGGCACCGCCATCGCGGACCTGCGCCTCACCGAACGCCCCGCCCGCCAGCCCGAGAAGCTCGCCGTGATCGGGCGCGAGTCGCGGCTGTGGGAGCACGCGGGGATTCGGGTGCCGGCCAGCGGGCCGAACGCCCTGACCCGCCTCGCCCGCCCCGACACCCCCGAACTCCAGGCGGCGCTGCGGCTGCTGGAAGGGGCCGAGAAGCCCGTGCTGATCCTGGGTGCCGACGTGCTGAACGGGGCCGACGCGGCCTTCTCGGCGGCGCTGAACAGCCTCGCGGGGCGGGTGGGCGCGAAGGTGCTCGCCATTCCCGCCGGGGCGAACAGCCGGGGGCTGGGGGGCCTTAACCTCGTGCCCGGCGCGGGGGGGCTGCCCTACGCGCGGCTGGACGGGGTGGGGGCGGCGTTCCTCTCGCGCCTGGACCCCGCCGCCCAGGGCCTGCCGGGCCGCGCCCGCGGCTTCACGGTCGTGCACGACACGCACCTCACCGCGACGGCGCAGATGGCCGACGTGGTGTTGCCCGCCGTCACGAACTACGAGAAGCGCGGCACCACCGTGAACCTCGAAGGCCGCCTGCTGGCGCTCACGCAAGCCCCGCTGCGGGCGGGCGAGGGGGCCGACCTGATTCGCGCCCTCGTAGCGGTGGCCGAGGCGCTGGGCCTCCGGCCCCCGGTGCGCGGATTGCGCGGAGCCCAGACGTGGCTGGAGGGCCGCTACGGACTGCGGCTGGCCGACGTGCCCGCAGGTGGTGTCCTTCAACCGCCCCGGCCCCCGCAGGACGCGGCCACCGAGCTGGCCTATACGCCCCAACTCTGGAAGCCGCGCATGGTGCCGCGCCCGGAGCGCCGGGGCAGCGGCGTCCTGGGCCGCGAGGCCCGCACCGAGCTGTGGGAACTGCCGATGGCGCCCTCGCCGCAGCCGGGAGGAGACGACTGA
- a CDS encoding NADH-quinone oxidoreductase subunit A: MLVIALGIGVLAVLVSALLGPKKASRAKLMAYESGNDPEHGGVGTGQRFPVHFYLVAMLFIVFDIETAFFFPLAVAYQKLVPFAFWEALTFVALLLVGYYYILKKGVLEWT, encoded by the coding sequence ATGCTGGTGATCGCCCTGGGCATCGGCGTGCTGGCCGTCCTCGTCTCGGCGCTGCTGGGACCGAAAAAGGCCAGCCGCGCCAAGCTGATGGCCTACGAGAGCGGCAACGACCCCGAACATGGGGGCGTGGGCACCGGCCAGCGCTTCCCGGTGCACTTCTACCTCGTCGCCATGCTCTTTATCGTCTTCGACATCGAGACGGCCTTTTTCTTTCCGCTGGCGGTGGCGTACCAGAAGCTGGTGCCCTTCGCCTTCTGGGAGGCGCTGACGTTCGTGGCGCTGCTGCTGGTGGGCTACTACTACATCCTCAAGAAGGGGGTGCTGGAGTGGACCTGA
- the nuoE gene encoding NADH-quinone oxidoreductase subunit NuoE, which yields MTYFADKHPLVADIFSRYPDSPQGRRSALMPLLREVQDAEGFVSEARMAEIAQLCGTTATEVRSVMSFYSTYHTLPTGRYHLQVCSTLMCALAGSDELWDHLVSHLDVQPGDVSADGRFSVQKVECLGSCGTAPVVQINDEGYYENVTRGKCDRLIAALRQDAPPPPDNPVPVTVREDGRQMTATGERVGASIHDRGPLPMPTRAGGEA from the coding sequence TTGACCTACTTCGCAGACAAACATCCCCTCGTCGCGGACATCTTCTCGCGCTACCCGGACAGCCCGCAGGGCCGCCGCTCGGCGTTGATGCCCCTGCTGCGCGAGGTGCAGGACGCCGAGGGCTTCGTCTCGGAAGCGCGGATGGCCGAGATCGCCCAGCTTTGCGGCACCACCGCCACCGAGGTCCGCAGCGTGATGAGCTTCTACTCGACCTACCACACCCTCCCGACCGGGCGGTACCACCTGCAGGTCTGCTCGACCCTGATGTGTGCGCTGGCGGGCAGCGACGAACTGTGGGACCACCTCGTGTCCCACCTCGATGTGCAGCCCGGCGACGTGAGCGCGGACGGGCGTTTCAGCGTGCAGAAGGTGGAGTGCCTGGGGTCGTGCGGCACCGCGCCCGTCGTGCAGATCAATGACGAGGGCTACTACGAGAACGTGACCCGCGGCAAGTGCGACCGCTTGATTGCCGCCCTGCGCCAGGACGCGCCGCCCCCACCCGACAACCCCGTCCCCGTCACCGTGCGAGAGGACGGACGGCAGATGACGGCGACGGGCGAGCGCGTGGGCGCGAGCATCCACGACCGGGGGCCGCTGCCCATGCCCACGCGGGCCGGAGGTGAGGCATGA